From the Ruania alkalisoli genome, one window contains:
- the dnaN gene encoding DNA polymerase III subunit beta — protein sequence MKFRVERDVLADAVTWTARTLPSRPPSPVLAGVRLEADGTGLVLSTFDYEVSARSAVVADVEVPGSVLVSGRLLAEISKALPNKPVEVSVEGNRVSVVCGSSRFTLLTMPVEDYPTLPELPDVTGSIAGDSFAQAISQVTMAAGRDETLPLLTGVRVEIDGDALTMLATDRYRLAMRQITWSPAAPSVSRVALVRARTLSDVARNLSNAGSIDIALADGGDIIGFEAGGRRTTSLLVDGEYPPVRRLFPDQTTTHTITSTHELVEAAKRVSLVAERNTPIRLSFSEGQVVLDAGQGDDAQATEVLESTLVGEEISTAFNPQYLLDGLSALNTDFVRLSFTHPSKPAVMTGQDDADGTDHAEEFRYLLMPIRFGA from the coding sequence GTGAAGTTCAGGGTGGAGCGAGACGTCCTGGCGGACGCCGTTACGTGGACAGCACGCACCCTGCCGAGCCGTCCGCCGTCCCCAGTACTGGCTGGCGTGCGCCTCGAAGCCGACGGCACCGGCCTCGTCCTGTCCACTTTCGACTACGAGGTGTCCGCTCGCTCGGCCGTCGTCGCCGACGTCGAGGTGCCAGGCAGCGTCCTGGTCTCCGGCCGCCTCCTCGCCGAGATCTCCAAGGCACTACCGAACAAGCCGGTCGAGGTCAGCGTCGAAGGTAACCGTGTCAGCGTCGTCTGCGGTTCGTCGCGCTTCACCTTGCTGACCATGCCGGTCGAGGACTACCCGACACTGCCGGAACTTCCGGATGTCACCGGCAGTATCGCGGGAGATTCTTTCGCTCAGGCCATCTCGCAGGTCACGATGGCAGCTGGTCGGGACGAGACCCTGCCGTTGCTGACAGGTGTGCGGGTCGAGATCGACGGTGATGCTCTCACCATGCTGGCCACCGACCGTTACCGCCTCGCCATGCGGCAGATCACGTGGTCTCCCGCGGCACCGTCGGTCTCCCGGGTGGCACTGGTCCGGGCTCGAACGCTCTCCGACGTCGCGCGGAACCTCTCCAACGCCGGGTCCATCGATATCGCCCTCGCCGACGGTGGCGACATCATCGGGTTCGAAGCCGGCGGCCGGCGCACCACCTCGCTTCTCGTCGACGGTGAGTACCCACCGGTCCGTCGCCTGTTCCCCGACCAGACGACGACGCATACGATCACCAGCACTCATGAGCTGGTCGAGGCTGCCAAGCGCGTCTCGCTGGTTGCCGAGCGCAACACTCCGATCCGGCTCTCCTTCAGCGAAGGGCAGGTCGTCCTCGATGCGGGACAGGGTGATGATGCCCAGGCCACCGAGGTGCTCGAATCCACCCTGGTCGGTGAGGAGATCTCCACGGCATTCAACCCGCAGTACCTGTTGGACGGACTGAGCGCGTTGAACACCGACTTCGTGAGGCTCTCCTTCACGCACCCGTCGAAGCCTGCCGTCATGACCGGCCAGGACGATGCGGACGGCACCGATCACGCCGAGGAGTTCCGTTACCTGCTCATGCCCATCCGGTTCGGAGCCTGA
- the gnd gene encoding phosphogluconate dehydrogenase (NAD(+)-dependent, decarboxylating): MHLGLVGLGKMGGNMRDRLRAAGHHVTGYDRNPEVTDVASLEDLVAAFDAEERTVVWVMVPAGEITEAVITELAGLLSAGDVIIDGGNSKYVDDLRRAEQLSASGIQYVDAGVSGGIWGKENGYGLMVGGADDVIDSLMPIFDDLRPDGPRNEGFVHAGPVGAGHYAKMVHNGIEYGVMQAYAEGYEILAAKDELITDVGAIFEAWQRGTVVRSWLLELLVKALNEDPDLDDIRGYVADSGEGRWTVEEAIQRAVPAPVISAALFARFDSRQEDSPAMKAVAALRNQFGGHATKPSADG, from the coding sequence ATGCACCTCGGACTTGTCGGACTCGGCAAAATGGGCGGCAATATGCGCGACCGCCTGCGTGCTGCCGGTCATCACGTCACCGGATATGACCGCAATCCCGAGGTCACCGATGTTGCCTCGCTTGAGGACCTGGTCGCTGCGTTCGACGCGGAAGAACGCACGGTCGTCTGGGTGATGGTGCCGGCCGGCGAGATCACTGAAGCGGTGATCACCGAACTCGCCGGCTTGCTCTCAGCAGGCGACGTGATCATTGACGGTGGAAACTCCAAGTACGTCGATGACCTGCGCCGTGCGGAGCAGTTGAGCGCTTCCGGTATCCAGTACGTCGACGCCGGCGTCTCCGGCGGGATCTGGGGCAAGGAGAACGGGTACGGCCTCATGGTGGGCGGGGCTGACGATGTCATCGACTCACTGATGCCGATCTTCGATGACCTCCGCCCCGATGGACCCCGGAATGAGGGTTTCGTCCACGCGGGGCCGGTCGGTGCGGGCCACTACGCCAAGATGGTCCACAACGGCATCGAGTATGGCGTGATGCAGGCGTATGCCGAAGGTTACGAGATCCTCGCCGCCAAGGACGAGCTGATCACCGATGTCGGTGCCATCTTTGAGGCATGGCAGCGAGGCACGGTGGTGCGCTCATGGCTGCTGGAACTCCTGGTGAAGGCCCTCAACGAGGATCCGGACCTGGATGACATCCGTGGATATGTCGCAGACTCTGGTGAAGGGCGCTGGACCGTGGAGGAAGCAATACAGCGGGCGGTGCCTGCACCGGTGATCAGCGCAGCGCTCTTCGCTCGTTTCGACTCCCGCCAGGAAGACTCCCCGGCGATGAAGGCTGTTGCCGCGTTGCGCAATCAGTTCGGCGGGCACGCCACCAAGCCGTCGGCAGACGGCTGA
- the recF gene encoding DNA replication/repair protein RecF (All proteins in this family for which functions are known are DNA-binding proteins that assist the filamentation of RecA onto DNA for the initiation of recombination or recombinational repair.), with protein MYVSDLALTDFRSYHEALLSLDPGITAFVGPNGQGKTNLVESIGYLSTFSSHRVASDAALVRHGASRAIIQAKVVSDERTSVLELELVSGKANRARLNRSPMPRARELQGMLRTVVFAPEDLSLVKGDPDGRRRFVDELLVLLSPKLAGVRSDYERVVRQRNALLKSAAGARRGGGNADLRTLDVWDEKAAAAGAQLTAARVRMLRDLRPHVQSAYERVSSGQSLAEIAYRATVQQAMSDQGSESGGEEALTNADLVEAQLLEAMSRLRPKEIERGVSLVGPHRDELELRLGGLPAKGYASHGESWSLALALRLASYELLKADDWRSDGEPVLILDDVFAELDSRRRNRLAELVAKAEQVLITAAVAEDVPEQLEGARVDVMGSVATRVR; from the coding sequence ATGTACGTCTCTGACCTCGCCCTCACCGACTTCCGCTCCTACCATGAGGCGCTGCTGTCCCTGGATCCGGGGATCACTGCTTTCGTCGGTCCCAATGGGCAGGGAAAGACGAACCTCGTCGAGTCGATCGGCTATCTGTCCACGTTCTCCTCGCACCGGGTCGCCTCCGATGCGGCGCTCGTGCGGCACGGCGCCTCCCGGGCGATCATCCAGGCGAAGGTGGTCAGTGACGAGCGGACCTCGGTGCTCGAACTGGAACTCGTCTCCGGCAAGGCGAACAGGGCGCGTCTGAATCGTTCCCCGATGCCGCGTGCCCGCGAGCTACAGGGCATGCTCCGAACTGTCGTTTTCGCCCCCGAGGATCTCTCGCTCGTCAAGGGCGATCCGGATGGCCGGCGCCGCTTCGTCGATGAGCTGCTCGTGCTGCTCAGCCCCAAGCTCGCCGGTGTCCGTTCCGACTACGAACGGGTCGTTCGGCAGCGCAACGCCTTGCTCAAGTCGGCTGCGGGTGCACGTCGAGGCGGTGGAAACGCGGATCTGCGCACGCTCGACGTCTGGGACGAGAAGGCTGCAGCCGCAGGCGCCCAGCTGACCGCCGCCCGGGTCAGGATGCTGCGTGACCTGCGACCACATGTGCAGAGCGCTTACGAACGCGTCAGCTCAGGGCAGAGCCTGGCGGAGATCGCTTACCGCGCCACCGTCCAGCAGGCGATGTCCGATCAGGGCAGCGAGTCTGGCGGAGAAGAGGCGCTCACGAACGCGGACCTGGTGGAGGCTCAGCTGCTGGAGGCGATGTCGCGGCTGCGGCCCAAGGAGATCGAGCGCGGCGTCAGCCTCGTGGGCCCGCACCGTGACGAACTCGAACTGCGCCTCGGTGGACTGCCGGCGAAGGGATATGCCTCCCACGGGGAGTCGTGGTCGTTGGCGTTGGCGCTGCGCTTGGCGAGCTATGAGCTGCTCAAGGCCGATGACTGGCGGTCCGATGGCGAACCCGTGCTCATCCTCGACGATGTCTTCGCCGAGCTCGACAGCCGACGTCGCAACCGGCTGGCTGAGTTGGTCGCCAAGGCCGAGCAGGTGCTCATCACTGCCGCTGTCGCAGAGGATGTGCCGGAACAGCTCGAGGGTGCCCGGGTCGACGTCATGGGATCGGTGGCCACCCGTGTCCGCTGA
- a CDS encoding DUF721 domain-containing protein — MSADDAPGQEPGKGPNDGVAEPDQDEAARSALARARDAARAKGLRTARPGTATPRKFRRHDGVVFESAPGHGSGRDPAPLGNTVDALARQLGWSRPLSIGGVIGRWREVVGDQIADHCTPETFDEGVLIVRADSTAWATQIRLLIPQLDRRLAEEVGEGVVTRIQVLGPGGPTWRRGPRVAPGGRGPRDTYG, encoded by the coding sequence GTGTCCGCTGACGATGCCCCCGGCCAGGAGCCGGGGAAAGGGCCCAACGACGGCGTAGCTGAGCCCGATCAGGATGAAGCCGCCCGTAGCGCGCTGGCCAGGGCCCGCGATGCTGCCCGGGCGAAGGGCCTCCGCACGGCACGCCCTGGGACGGCTACGCCGCGCAAGTTCCGCCGTCATGACGGAGTGGTGTTCGAATCGGCGCCGGGGCATGGCAGTGGGCGAGACCCAGCACCTCTCGGAAACACCGTCGACGCACTCGCCCGGCAGCTGGGTTGGAGCCGGCCGCTATCCATCGGTGGCGTGATCGGGCGGTGGCGAGAGGTGGTCGGCGACCAGATTGCCGACCACTGCACACCCGAAACGTTCGACGAGGGAGTCCTGATCGTCCGAGCCGATTCCACGGCATGGGCGACCCAGATCCGGTTGCTGATCCCTCAGCTGGATCGACGCCTGGCCGAGGAGGTCGGTGAGGGCGTCGTCACCCGGATCCAGGTGCTTGGTCCCGGGGGGCCGACCTGGCGCCGCGGACCCCGTGTTGCGCCTGGCGGCCGTGGCCCACGCGACACTTACGGATGA